In one Chitinophaga sancti genomic region, the following are encoded:
- a CDS encoding helix-turn-helix domain-containing protein: MNIDRMEFLAWMERLMGRLDMLGDNINELQKKRNSIDGEELLDNQDLLQMLKISNRSLQRYRSIGKLPYYTISGKLYYKLSDVHQFIRESFNPPTTKLSANK; encoded by the coding sequence ATGAATATTGACAGAATGGAATTTTTGGCGTGGATGGAGCGCCTTATGGGTCGCCTCGATATGCTGGGCGACAATATAAACGAATTGCAAAAGAAACGCAACAGCATAGACGGCGAAGAATTACTTGATAACCAGGATTTGCTTCAGATGCTCAAAATCAGTAACCGTTCCCTTCAACGTTATCGCTCTATCGGCAAGCTGCCTTATTACACCATCAGCGGTAAGCTGTATTACAAACTATCCGACGTACATCAGTTCATAAGGGAAAGTTTTAATCCGCCTACCACCAAACTGAGCGCCAATAAGTGA